The following coding sequences are from one bacterium window:
- a CDS encoding HAD-IIA family hydrolase — MKSLEHIHTKTGFICDMDGVIYHGNQLLPGVTEFVNWLQSEQKKFLFLTNSSERSPRELCHKLKRLGLSVGEEHFYTSALATAAFLASQHPNGSVYVIGESGLTNALYDAGLTNNDINPDYVVVGESHDYTYERICRAVKLVLKGAKLIGTNPDLTGPVEGGLVPATGALMAPIELATGSKAYYVGKPNPLIMRNALKKLGCRREESVIIGDRMDTDIIAGVESEIETILVLTGVSTEADLKHFAYRPTHVLKDLQTLL; from the coding sequence ATGAAATCGCTTGAACACATTCACACGAAAACAGGGTTTATTTGCGACATGGATGGCGTGATCTATCATGGGAACCAACTTTTACCCGGAGTCACTGAATTTGTGAACTGGCTCCAATCTGAGCAAAAAAAGTTCCTGTTTCTCACCAATAGCAGCGAGCGCTCCCCTCGCGAGCTTTGTCATAAATTGAAACGGCTCGGACTATCCGTGGGCGAAGAGCATTTCTATACCAGCGCTCTCGCCACCGCCGCCTTTCTTGCCAGCCAACATCCCAACGGCAGCGTCTATGTCATCGGCGAAAGCGGATTAACCAACGCCTTGTATGACGCAGGCTTGACCAATAATGACATCAACCCGGACTATGTAGTCGTTGGGGAATCCCATGACTATACCTACGAACGTATTTGCCGGGCCGTCAAATTGGTGCTCAAGGGCGCCAAGCTCATCGGCACCAACCCGGACCTGACGGGCCCCGTTGAAGGAGGACTGGTTCCGGCCACTGGCGCCTTGATGGCGCCCATTGAACTCGCTACCGGAAGCAAGGCTTACTATGTGGGTAAGCCTAATCCGCTAATCATGCGTAACGCTCTCAAAAAGCTCGGATGCCGCCGGGAAGAATCGGTGATCATCGGAGATCGAATGGACACCGACATCATAGCCGGCGTCGAATCGGAAATTGAGACCATTCTGGTTTTGACGGGAGTGAGTACAGAGGCAGACTTGAAGCATTTCGCCTACCGCCCGACCCATGTGCTGAAAGACCTGCAGACACTATTATAA
- a CDS encoding glycosyltransferase family 4 protein: MSTDCRISISEAFQPRVCLFTDSYFPVVGGGEAHARLLCGEFQLLGVPVFVLTGHKVASSPAFETVDGVAVHRAPPAGYPRMGKYLMLWSSFWRLIRMRREYDVIYVCGIRTLGLIAVLAARLLGKGCILRAESRGEVSGGFIWEKTDGRVNHLLKLMFIGPVILRNMALKKADAFLSIAGVIREEYESCRVSAHKIVSIPNGIDVVRFSPVSPEARSVLRRNLGLPDGRLFAYTGKLNRGKGLEFLTRVWKDWAPQHPDCKLLLIGSGAMQFLSCEEELRHFVAKHAMESAVIFAGSVSNVQEYLQVSDFFVFPSESEALPLALLEALATGLPTVASDIGGCRDIITDGRNGRLAPPNNEAAWVAGLQALVNEPALAAEWGRAGRETVVKTFSIAHIAEEHVKLFRAICGKAAAGE; encoded by the coding sequence TTGAGTACTGACTGCAGAATATCTATTTCGGAAGCCTTTCAGCCTAGGGTTTGTCTGTTTACCGATTCCTATTTCCCGGTAGTGGGCGGGGGGGAAGCGCACGCCCGGTTGTTGTGTGGTGAATTCCAGCTGCTCGGGGTTCCGGTGTTTGTTCTGACTGGCCATAAAGTGGCCTCCTCCCCTGCCTTTGAAACGGTGGATGGCGTTGCGGTTCATCGGGCTCCCCCTGCCGGTTATCCGCGGATGGGGAAATATCTCATGTTGTGGTCGAGTTTCTGGCGCCTGATCCGGATGCGGCGGGAGTATGATGTGATTTATGTGTGCGGCATCAGAACCTTGGGGCTGATTGCTGTGCTGGCGGCGCGCTTGCTGGGTAAAGGGTGCATACTGAGAGCGGAATCCCGCGGCGAAGTGTCGGGCGGGTTCATCTGGGAAAAGACCGACGGCAGGGTGAATCACTTGCTAAAGCTTATGTTTATTGGTCCTGTCATACTTCGGAATATGGCCCTCAAAAAAGCCGACGCCTTTCTGAGTATCGCCGGTGTGATCCGTGAGGAGTATGAGTCCTGTCGTGTATCTGCCCATAAAATTGTTTCAATTCCCAATGGGATTGATGTTGTGCGGTTCAGCCCGGTGTCACCCGAGGCCAGGAGTGTGCTCCGGCGGAATCTGGGTTTGCCGGACGGGCGACTGTTTGCCTACACCGGCAAGTTGAATCGAGGCAAGGGGTTGGAGTTTCTGACGCGGGTCTGGAAGGATTGGGCGCCGCAGCACCCGGATTGTAAGCTCCTGTTGATCGGATCCGGCGCCATGCAGTTTCTGTCCTGTGAAGAAGAGTTACGCCACTTTGTGGCGAAGCATGCAATGGAGTCTGCTGTGATATTTGCCGGGAGTGTGAGTAACGTTCAGGAGTATCTCCAGGTCTCCGATTTCTTTGTTTTTCCGTCTGAGAGCGAAGCCCTGCCACTGGCCTTGCTCGAGGCCCTGGCGACCGGGCTTCCCACGGTGGCCTCTGATATTGGCGGATGCCGCGATATCATCACGGATGGCCGCAATGGACGGTTGGCCCCCCCGAATAACGAAGCCGCCTGGGTAGCCGGTTTGCAGGCGTTGGTTAATGAGCCTGCTTTGGCTGCCGAATGGGGCCGGGCGGGGCGCGAGACAGTGGTGAAGACCTTCAGCATCGCCCATATAGCCGAGGAACACGTGAAGTTGTTTCGTGCCATTTGCGGGAAGGCGGCCGCGGGTGAGTGA
- a CDS encoding flippase, whose translation MSEAEELHNPPSTGRLLKFTGWNLFGLCAPMAVAFFALPPLRGRMGEDIYGAFMFLLTVINYLSILDLGLGRAVTQSMSARIASRKIEELPAIFWTAMGMMLAFALVGMAIFFPLIPSIVCKWSRIPPGLQTDAAYTLFAAGLGTPFLVLAACLVGVLEAHQKFKLINIIRLPMQTYTFLGPLAVALVSHSLLAPVVALLAGKAVECAIYFAACLWDVPVLRRGVCFQRRLVRQLFVLGGWMSVSSIAMLVLNQINSALMFALLPVAMVGFYATIAEMVIRLLIFPRAWVSVLFPSFSAQHALETGAVASLYAKGVKSLLIFSFPVILVLFAFAGEALTLWQDAAFSAESAGVMRWLTAGIFVYSLSFVPFSLLQGVGRPDVSAKLHLVEIPLTIGLAWVLMKHFGMQGAGVAWFIRCVFETGAMALLANRYAPGSGRAIRRAASVTGVALLCMVVMAMTPSIWVRLAIYPAEIGVFLLLSWHWLLTAEERLAMAAMARKVKDSGFRSQKAE comes from the coding sequence GTGAGTGAGGCGGAAGAACTTCATAACCCGCCCTCCACGGGGCGGTTGCTCAAGTTCACTGGCTGGAATCTTTTTGGCCTCTGTGCGCCCATGGCCGTCGCTTTCTTCGCCTTGCCGCCATTGCGTGGCCGGATGGGTGAGGATATCTACGGCGCGTTCATGTTTCTTCTGACGGTTATCAATTACCTGTCTATACTTGATCTGGGACTGGGACGTGCAGTGACCCAATCGATGTCTGCCCGAATTGCGAGCCGGAAAATTGAGGAGCTCCCGGCGATCTTCTGGACGGCCATGGGCATGATGCTGGCGTTTGCGCTGGTTGGCATGGCGATCTTCTTTCCGTTGATCCCTTCCATTGTGTGTAAGTGGAGTCGTATTCCCCCGGGGTTACAAACGGATGCGGCCTATACGCTTTTTGCGGCCGGGCTGGGTACGCCGTTTCTGGTGCTGGCGGCCTGTCTGGTGGGAGTGCTTGAGGCGCATCAGAAGTTCAAGCTGATTAATATCATACGACTGCCGATGCAGACCTACACGTTTCTGGGGCCCCTGGCTGTCGCGCTGGTGTCGCACAGTTTGCTGGCGCCGGTGGTGGCATTGCTGGCGGGCAAAGCGGTGGAATGCGCCATTTATTTTGCGGCCTGCTTGTGGGATGTGCCTGTTTTGCGGCGCGGCGTTTGCTTCCAACGGCGGCTCGTGCGGCAACTCTTTGTGCTCGGGGGCTGGATGTCGGTATCCAGCATTGCGATGCTGGTGTTGAATCAGATCAACAGCGCGCTGATGTTTGCTCTGCTACCGGTAGCCATGGTCGGGTTCTATGCCACGATTGCCGAAATGGTGATCCGGTTATTGATTTTCCCGCGCGCCTGGGTTTCGGTGTTATTCCCATCCTTCTCCGCCCAGCATGCGCTTGAGACTGGTGCCGTTGCCAGCCTTTATGCCAAGGGGGTAAAGAGTTTGCTGATCTTTTCGTTCCCTGTAATTCTGGTGCTGTTTGCCTTTGCTGGAGAGGCCTTGACCTTGTGGCAGGATGCGGCTTTTTCCGCTGAGAGTGCCGGGGTCATGCGCTGGCTGACGGCTGGAATCTTTGTCTACAGCCTTTCGTTTGTGCCGTTTTCCCTGCTTCAGGGAGTGGGGAGACCAGATGTCAGCGCCAAGTTGCATCTTGTTGAAATCCCGCTCACGATTGGGTTGGCGTGGGTTCTGATGAAGCATTTCGGAATGCAGGGCGCGGGAGTGGCGTGGTTCATTCGCTGCGTATTCGAAACCGGTGCCATGGCGCTTCTCGCAAACAGGTATGCGCCTGGCTCGGGGCGCGCCATCCGTCGCGCCGCCAGCGTTACGGGCGTGGCTCTGCTGTGCATGGTGGTGATGGCTATGACTCCGTCGATTTGGGTCCGGCTGGCCATTTACCCGGCTGAAATCGGGGTGTTTCTGTTATTAAGCTGGCATTGGCTTCTCACGGCTGAGGAGCGATTGGCCATGGCGGCCATGGCGAGGAAAGTGAAGGATTCAGGATTCAGAAGTCAGAAGGCAGAATGA
- a CDS encoding polysaccharide deacetylase family protein: MTGHIPFSERNTPWRGGLDLVTGCYPPFLFGGSVGRWLPVFHFHEATVAGLEPYLVYLVDNGYRTVTSEAIAAYVRKGIHPGPKSVALCFDDAWASFWTVAVPLLRKHGLQAITYVSPARMPELASLRPTIESPEGAQADIESSVTPFTSWNELRVLQGSGVVDIQAHTLGHTMIFSDSVIGGFVTPGFLRHPHLYPLADTGDGERYLTPADLGAPLYTQRSRYSDAFRYDNPAAFAACVQRVRENGGADFFTRPDWENCLRKLAESFPGRQETVAQRDAAIFDDLSMARQQLNTQLKTDSVRHMCFPWAIASKPGEIAAEKAGYVTAFGDRLFGRRSVRPGDPPYRLMRLKHQHIYCLPGRGRRTIFTK, encoded by the coding sequence ATGACCGGACATATTCCATTTAGTGAAAGAAACACACCGTGGCGCGGGGGCTTAGACCTCGTTACGGGGTGTTACCCTCCTTTTCTGTTTGGCGGATCGGTCGGACGGTGGCTTCCGGTCTTTCATTTCCATGAAGCGACTGTTGCCGGACTGGAGCCTTATTTAGTGTACCTGGTCGACAATGGGTATCGTACGGTGACCTCGGAGGCGATTGCGGCCTATGTCCGTAAAGGGATTCATCCAGGGCCTAAATCCGTGGCACTTTGCTTCGACGATGCATGGGCAAGTTTCTGGACAGTGGCCGTTCCGCTTTTGCGGAAGCATGGACTTCAGGCCATTACGTATGTCAGTCCTGCGCGCATGCCGGAGCTGGCTTCCCTGCGGCCCACCATAGAAAGCCCGGAAGGGGCTCAGGCTGATATTGAATCCTCTGTAACGCCCTTCACCTCCTGGAATGAGCTTCGCGTTTTGCAGGGATCGGGCGTTGTGGATATTCAAGCCCATACTCTGGGCCATACCATGATCTTCTCTGACTCCGTTATTGGAGGGTTTGTTACGCCCGGTTTCTTGCGGCATCCCCATCTCTATCCGCTGGCCGATACGGGCGACGGAGAGCGATACCTTACTCCTGCCGATCTGGGGGCTCCGCTCTACACCCAGCGTTCACGCTATTCAGATGCGTTCCGCTACGATAACCCCGCGGCCTTTGCGGCTTGTGTGCAAAGGGTTCGTGAGAACGGTGGAGCGGACTTCTTTACGCGGCCTGACTGGGAGAATTGTTTGCGGAAATTGGCGGAATCGTTCCCGGGGCGACAGGAAACCGTGGCGCAGCGCGATGCCGCTATTTTCGATGATCTGTCGATGGCCCGCCAGCAACTGAACACCCAATTGAAGACCGATAGCGTCCGTCATATGTGTTTCCCCTGGGCCATTGCGAGTAAGCCCGGGGAAATTGCCGCCGAAAAGGCCGGCTATGTAACCGCCTTCGGTGATCGGCTGTTCGGGAGACGCTCAGTCCGTCCCGGCGATCCGCCCTACCGCTTAATGCGGTTAAAACACCAGCACATCTACTGTCTGCCCGGGCGCGGGCGACGAACCATCTTCACGAAATAA